A genome region from Sander vitreus isolate 19-12246 chromosome 21, sanVit1, whole genome shotgun sequence includes the following:
- the fbxw10 gene encoding F-box and WD repeat domain containing protein 10B → MKSVKFGRSVSACELDCKTAEGCLYMCGICPSCAFAPKPPASSRCLWKVSDEFKRRFMVELLLRCKNIQVLESIQSVLGVTSWTLLTYARARSPTSPQDYPCRGTDRPQDGKPLGIDMNEIWDWFNSSPDWMKSCYLCRLFSLCDSELLRMVANLTSVLLVRQKRGFLHFNVSSRSTSRRNRVSDEDPALMVVPGSSKSVSGVSRYLDFIGCLPVDLSKRILGLLDEPTLRCCQKVCRYWRQLAQETVEEIKFRRLFQDQIKAMMKRSKGNNIVSSTYANIVEVPVPVNDDETGDIHPSVQKVKPFEGAYAKIITETVQMEERNVYCGAHFTTVLLDKEDPQRVMDYRGGSFMATGSKDRVVRLLYVESETKVVSVMKGHVGSIRAVLLCEDRDLLITASCDASIRCWSLKNDKCLMMLYGHTGTVNCLDVHDDRLVSGAKDCIVKVWSLHTGKHFEDFHFKHPSSVQCVRIKTRTVYSSCDRGLVKIWDMENASLLRVIDAHRSSVKCLFVDEWHFLSGDSSGQVMAWSINCGAKERLMTFSHPKEVKSLTLVYLRVITGCVDGKIRIFNFLTGDCLRHITAEAETGRILSLHFHDNRILVNTTSGVKRYQFAKVFWDYAERGQGDVVAQDGLVSEKSAASLRKLPFTSVRDDHTAQVTLPRQKMHDCNNRKPERAELHYHTCFLPSATKCQAQTRERFATAKQSVMLSEKATSERIKRRGLHHPLTRDYILLRVNAIQKAQCTDEVSINMEWNARLRDSWGTHTSQDPLHCDLKQSLQSQMWHTHNVHPRRAKTCLPILKRAVSQNMANTIKGSNVSTGPDIQRRHHPCSFSKKEQNQSADTNRAIKRVSGFTTSATEGPQAPECMLMSSLPNPERSMKTSSRLPRISPVSVKGPFREQGGFRLLTVNQLEDCWAKKDLMHNCEQKLSNRNEKLEKTLKKVT, encoded by the exons ATGAAGTCCGTTAAATTTGGTAGAAGTGTGTCGGCGTGCGAGCTGGACTGTAAAACGGCGGAGGGATGTCTCTACATGTGCGGGATATGTCCATCTTGCGCGTTTGCCCCCAAACCACCGGCTTCCTCGCGGTGTTTGTGGAAGGTGTCGGATGAATTCAAGAGGAGGTTCATGGTGGAGCTGCTTTTACGTTGCAAAAACATCCAAGTGCTCGAAAGCATCCAGAGTGTGCTGGGTGTAACTTCTTGGACTTTATTAACTTACGCCAGGGCAAGGAGTCCAACTTCACCTCAGGATTACCCGTGCCGCGGTACAGACCGACCGCAAGATGGGAAGCCACTGGGCATAGACATGAATGAGATCTGGGACTGGTTCAACAGCAGCCCTGACTGGATGAAGTCATGTTATCTCTGCCGTCTTTTCTCACTCTGTGACTCGGAACTGTTACGCATGGTGGCTAATTTAACCAGCGTGCTTCTGGTCAGACAAAAACGAGGTTTTCTGCATTTTAATG TGAGTAGCCGCAGTACCAGTCGTCGTAATCGGGTCAGCGATGAGGACCCCGCTCTTATGGTGGTGCCTGGATCCTCAAAGTCCGTGTCTGGAGTCAGCCGGTACCTAGACTTCATAGGCTGCCTACCAGTTGATCTGTCGAAGAGGATACTAG GTCTGTTAGATGAGCCCACTTTAAGATGCTGCCAGAAGGTTTGTCGATACTGGCGGCAACTAGCACAGGAAACAGTGGAGGAAATCAAGTTCAGAAGACTTTTTCAGGATCAAATTAAGGCAATGATGAAG AGGTCCAAAGGTAATAATATAGTCAGTTCTACTTACGCCAACATTGTTGAAGTCCCCGTACCTGTCAACGATGATGAGACAGGGGATATTCATCCTAGTGTCCAAAAG GTCAAGCCATTTGAAGGAGCTTATGCCAAAATCATAACCGAGACGGTGCAAATGGAAGAGCGCAATGTTTATTGTGGTGCACATTTTACCACGGTGCTGCTGGACAA AGAGGACCCACAGCGGGTAATGGACTACAGAGGTGGATCGTTTATGGCGACGGGCTCCAAAGACCGCGTGGTGCGCCTGCTTTATGTGGAGTCGGAAACAAAAGTCGTGTCAGTGATGAAGGGCCATGTTGGCAGCATCCGGGCAGTGCTGCTATGCGAGGACAGAGACCTGCTGATAACAGCGAGCTGCGATGCAAGTATCAG GTGTTGGAGTTTGAAGAATGACAAGTGTTTGATGATGCTGTACGGTCACACTGGCACCGTCAACTGCCTGGATGTCCACGATGACAGACTTGTGTCAGGAGCCAAAGACTGTATAGTaaaag TGTGGAGTCTACACACAGGGAAGCATTTTGAGGATTTTCATTTCAAGCACCCCAGTTCTGTCCAGTGTGTGAGGATCAAGACAAGAACGGTCTACAGCAGCTGTGATCGGGGCCTTGTCAAAATATGGGACATGGAGAATGCATCGTTGCTCAGG GTGATTGATGCCCACAGGAGCTCAGTGAAGTGCCTGTTCGTTGACGAATGGCACTTTTTATCGGGGGACAGCAGCGGTCAGGTCATGGCCTGGAGCATCAACTGTGGCGCGAAAGAGCGCCTCATGACCTTTAGCCACCCAAA GGAGGTCAAATCTCTGACTCTCGTCTACCTCCGTGTCATTACCGGCTGTGTGGACGGAAAGATTCGCATATTTAATTTCCTCACCGGAGATTGTCTGAGACACATCACGGCAGAGGCTGAAACAGGACGAATACTGTCCCTGCACTTCCATGACAACCG TATATTAGTGAACACAACATCTGGTGTGAAGCGCTACCAGTTTGCCAAAGTGTTCTGGGATTACGCAGAGAGAGGCCAAGGTGATGTGGTGGCTCAGGATGGTTTGGTTTCTGAGAAATCTGCAGCTTCGCTCAGAAAGCTTCCCTTCACCTCTGTCAGGGACGATCACACGGCACAGGTGACTTTGCCCCGCCAAAAGATGCACGACTGTAACAACAGGAAACCAGAGAGAGCTGAGCTGCATTACCACACCTGCTTCCTGCCTAGCGCCACTAAATGTCAAGCACAAA CCAGAGAGCGTTTTGCGACTGCTAAACAGTCAGTGATGCTGAGTGAGAAGGCAACGAGTGAACGGATCAAGAGGAGGGGGCTTCATCATCCTCTGACACGCGACTACATCCTCCTCAGGGTCAATGCCATCCAGAAGGCGCAGTGCACGGATGAAGTCAGCATCAACATGGAGTGGAACGCCAGGCTGCGAGATTCCTGGGGCACTCACACGTCTCAGGATCCTCTGCACTGTGACCTGAAGCAGAGCCTGCAGAGTCAGATgtggcacacacacaatgttcatCCCAGGAGGGCCAAGACCTGTCTTCCAATTTTAAAGAGAGCTGTCAGTCAAAACATGGCAAACACAATCAAAGGCAGCAATGTCTCCACTGGCCCTGACATTCAGAGGAGACACCATCCCTGttcattttctaaaaaagaacAGAATCAAAGTGCTGACACAAATAGGGCAATCAAGAGAGTGAGTGGATTTACTACAAGTGCCACAGAGGGGCCACAGGCTCCTGAGTGCATGCTCATGAGTTCGCTACCTAATCCGGAGCGCTCCATGAAAACTAGCAGCCGCTTGCCCAGGATCAGCCCTGTGTCTGTGAAAGGTCCTTTCAGAGAGCAGGGAGGATTCAGGCTGCTCACAGTGAACCAGCTGGAAGATTGTTGGGCCAAGAAGGATCTCATGCACAACTGTGAGCAAAAACTGTCCAACAGGAATGAGAAGCTGGAGAAAACACTGAAGAAAGTCACataa